The proteins below come from a single Geobacillus thermoleovorans genomic window:
- a CDS encoding YwhD family protein, with translation MEQKKKKNIGFNIIKDDPTDGHRGFGAGALSLENVSPVIIDVEAGEAFVDMGAMHARSAVERGIKFLPDRSAVPNGKPYWIVWVTIERREDGPYYAGVTACEMTIDREARRGYKLLPEHVNRLDKSLKRHIIVDHMDAKSKRVLADFLKGHDIGMWNRSSDKLKQDLEVEM, from the coding sequence ATGGAGCAAAAAAAGAAAAAAAACATCGGCTTTAATATCATCAAAGACGATCCGACCGACGGGCACCGCGGCTTTGGCGCCGGGGCGTTGAGCTTAGAAAACGTTTCGCCGGTCATCATTGACGTCGAAGCGGGCGAAGCGTTCGTCGATATGGGGGCGATGCATGCGCGCAGCGCCGTCGAGCGCGGCATCAAGTTTTTGCCCGACCGTTCCGCCGTGCCAAACGGCAAGCCGTATTGGATCGTCTGGGTGACGATTGAACGACGCGAGGACGGCCCGTATTACGCCGGGGTGACGGCGTGCGAAATGACGATCGACCGTGAGGCGCGCCGCGGCTATAAGTTATTGCCGGAACATGTGAACCGGCTCGATAAATCGCTAAAGCGGCACATTATTGTCGATCATATGGACGCGAAATCAAAACGGGTGCTCGCCGACTTTTTGAAAGGGCATGACATCGGGATGTGGAACCGTTCGAGCGACAAGCTGAAACAAGATTTGGAAGTGGAAATGTGA
- a CDS encoding site-2 protease family protein — MDRILPYSLSEIPYVLLTLALAFSVHEFAHAYVAYKFGDPTAKNQGRLTLSPFAHLDLLGTLLIFLAGFGWARPVPVNRFYFKNPRLAGILVSVAGPLSNLVLAALGFVIWYAMIDFGLMRALPDWFAAGFDLFFQIFISLNAVLFLFNLLPFPPLDGYRIIEDLAPDGLRAKMTQWESYGALIFLILVLTPLDRYTIEPVFQVALPFVLENLQSLVANLFM, encoded by the coding sequence GTGGATCGAATTTTGCCGTATTCGTTAAGTGAAATTCCGTACGTGCTCTTGACGCTGGCGTTAGCATTTTCCGTGCATGAGTTCGCCCATGCCTACGTTGCTTACAAGTTCGGCGATCCGACGGCGAAAAATCAAGGGCGGCTGACGTTATCACCGTTTGCCCATTTGGATTTGCTTGGCACCCTGCTTATCTTTCTCGCAGGGTTTGGCTGGGCGCGCCCGGTGCCAGTCAATCGCTTTTATTTCAAAAATCCGCGCCTTGCCGGCATTCTCGTGTCGGTTGCCGGACCGCTGAGCAACCTCGTGCTTGCCGCGCTTGGATTTGTCATTTGGTACGCGATGATCGATTTCGGCCTCATGCGGGCGCTGCCAGATTGGTTTGCGGCCGGGTTTGATCTGTTTTTCCAAATTTTTATCAGCTTGAACGCTGTCTTGTTTTTGTTTAATTTATTGCCGTTTCCGCCGCTTGATGGGTATCGTATTATTGAAGACTTGGCCCCGGATGGGCTGCGGGCGAAAATGACGCAATGGGAAAGCTACGGGGCGCTCATTTTTCTCATCCTTGTGCTCACGCCGCTTGACCGCTATACGATTGAGCCGGTGTTTCAAGTGGCGCTGCCGTTTGTATTGGAAAACTTGCAGTCGTTGGTCGCCAATTTGTTTATGTAA
- a CDS encoding 2-hydroxymuconate tautomerase, whose protein sequence is MPYVTIKMLAGRTDEQKKALVEKVTDAVVETTGAKRESVVVFIEEMTKDHYAIAGKRLSDAE, encoded by the coding sequence GTGCCGTACGTAACGATCAAGATGCTCGCCGGCCGCACGGATGAACAGAAGAAAGCGCTTGTTGAAAAAGTGACGGACGCCGTCGTCGAGACGACAGGGGCGAAACGGGAGAGCGTTGTCGTATTCATTGAAGAAATGACGAAAGACCATTATGCGATCGCCGGAAAACGGCTGAGCGATGCGGAGTAA
- a CDS encoding NCS2 family permease, giving the protein MIRLPHHASNRKTEFLAGLTTFFTMVYIIVVNPVILSDAGVPFEQAFTATVIATVVGTLWMAIFANYPIAIAPGMGLNAYFAYSVVGSHGGISYETAFSAVFVAGMLFLLLSLTPLRSKLIEVIPDSLKHGITAGIGLFIAFIGLRLTGIIQAHPQNLVALGDLHAPSAVLTLIGLAVTLILMMRGVNGALFYGMVVTGIIAYATGQLHFDKGIVSLPSLPEGLIITNPFAAIGDVIGHSLYAVVFSFLLVTLFDTTGTMIGVAQQAGLMKGNTLPRAREALLADSVATTIGAMFGTSPTSAYIESSTGVAAGGRTGWTALAVAVLFVIAAFFSPLVGAVAGLSAITAPALIIVGSLMISNIAHISWHQLDEAFPAFLIILSMPLTSSIATGIALGFISYPLLKIARGRWRDVPLLLYVLAVLFFLQLAFLPH; this is encoded by the coding sequence ATGATTCGTCTTCCGCACCATGCCAGCAATCGCAAAACGGAATTTCTCGCTGGCCTGACGACTTTTTTCACCATGGTGTACATCATCGTCGTCAATCCGGTCATCTTATCAGATGCCGGCGTCCCGTTTGAACAGGCGTTCACCGCCACCGTCATCGCGACCGTCGTCGGCACGCTATGGATGGCCATCTTTGCCAACTATCCGATCGCCATCGCGCCCGGCATGGGGCTGAACGCCTATTTCGCCTATTCCGTCGTCGGCTCGCACGGCGGCATTTCGTACGAAACCGCGTTTTCCGCCGTGTTTGTGGCAGGAATGTTGTTTTTGCTGCTGTCGCTCACCCCGCTCCGCAGCAAGCTGATCGAAGTGATCCCCGACAGCTTAAAACACGGCATCACCGCTGGCATCGGGCTGTTTATCGCCTTTATCGGCCTGCGGCTGACCGGAATCATCCAAGCCCATCCGCAAAATTTGGTCGCGCTTGGCGACTTGCATGCCCCGTCGGCCGTGTTGACGCTCATCGGCCTGGCGGTGACGCTCATTCTGATGATGCGCGGCGTCAACGGCGCCCTGTTTTACGGCATGGTCGTCACCGGCATCATCGCCTATGCGACCGGGCAACTTCACTTTGACAAAGGCATCGTCTCGCTGCCGTCGCTGCCAGAAGGGCTGATCATTACCAATCCATTCGCGGCCATCGGGGACGTCATCGGCCATAGTTTGTACGCGGTCGTCTTCTCCTTTTTGCTCGTCACACTCTTTGATACGACCGGCACAATGATCGGCGTCGCCCAGCAAGCCGGACTGATGAAAGGGAACACGCTGCCGCGCGCCCGCGAGGCGCTGTTGGCAGACTCGGTCGCGACGACCATCGGCGCCATGTTTGGCACAAGCCCGACATCAGCGTACATCGAGTCATCAACCGGCGTCGCCGCTGGCGGACGCACCGGCTGGACGGCGCTCGCCGTCGCTGTCCTGTTTGTCATCGCGGCCTTTTTCAGCCCGCTGGTCGGCGCGGTCGCCGGGTTATCGGCCATCACCGCCCCGGCGCTCATCATCGTCGGGAGCTTGATGATCAGCAATATCGCCCATATTTCGTGGCATCAGCTCGACGAGGCGTTCCCGGCCTTTCTCATCATCTTAAGCATGCCGCTCACCTCCAGCATCGCGACCGGCATCGCGCTCGGCTTCATCTCGTACCCGCTCTTAAAAATCGCCCGCGGCCGCTGGCGCGATGTGCCGTTGCTGCTGTACGTGCTGGCGGTGCTGTTCTTTTTGCAGCTGGCGTTTTTGCCGCATTAA
- a CDS encoding YwgA family protein codes for MLTEHAKVMKALAAAGEIAGRKKLQKMIYIAKKLDFPFYEKFDFHFYGPYSEELTCRIEELCALGFLHEVKEKKSGYMQYRYTLTEAGEQFLRHYDWDMPGLAECMQAMNEQNARFLELVSTVLYFEHLPKDEVKEKIAVLKSKQRYTEEEIDEAYAYIEALRSRCHNKTRV; via the coding sequence GTGCTCACAGAGCATGCGAAAGTAATGAAGGCGTTGGCGGCCGCCGGGGAAATTGCCGGCCGCAAAAAGCTGCAAAAAATGATCTACATCGCGAAAAAGCTCGACTTTCCGTTTTACGAGAAATTCGATTTCCACTTTTACGGCCCGTATTCGGAAGAGCTGACATGCCGCATCGAAGAGCTGTGCGCGCTCGGCTTTTTGCATGAAGTGAAAGAGAAAAAGAGCGGTTATATGCAATATCGCTATACATTGACCGAAGCGGGCGAACAGTTTTTGCGCCATTATGACTGGGACATGCCGGGTCTTGCCGAATGCATGCAAGCGATGAACGAACAAAATGCCCGTTTTTTGGAACTTGTGTCCACCGTACTTTATTTTGAACATTTGCCGAAAGACGAAGTGAAAGAGAAAATTGCGGTGTTAAAAAGCAAGCAGCGCTATACGGAAGAAGAAATCGATGAGGCGTACGCGTACATTGAGGCGCTGCGCAGCCGATGCCACAACAAAACTCGCGTGTAG